The Acetivibrio saccincola genome window below encodes:
- a CDS encoding cohesin domain-containing protein yields MKKIALGLVAGVVLSAGVFAFAAANQWVAVSPNFKVLVRGDVFESDPPPVVIEGRTYLPLRAMAEALDVDIYWDGDAREVLVDMGVSDSGNKEEPKKVKYEDISIKSDTIEAKPGDTIKIPVKFSNVPSEGINSGFLKILFDNDKLEVLDVVGGEIMNAPEKDFQFNIMNDKGAITLLYVEAEQQRKGMITKDGTFITIEAKVKENASEGSVKLSIDSGNFEDYDFNPIGLSPSLGEVIIKK; encoded by the coding sequence ATGAAAAAAATTGCGTTAGGTTTAGTTGCAGGCGTAGTTTTAAGCGCAGGTGTTTTTGCTTTTGCAGCAGCTAATCAATGGGTTGCAGTAAGTCCTAATTTTAAGGTACTTGTACGCGGCGATGTCTTTGAATCAGATCCTCCCCCGGTAGTTATAGAAGGAAGGACGTACTTACCCCTAAGGGCAATGGCTGAAGCTTTAGATGTTGATATTTATTGGGACGGGGATGCAAGGGAAGTACTTGTAGACATGGGCGTTAGCGACAGTGGAAATAAAGAAGAACCTAAAAAAGTTAAATATGAAGACATCAGTATAAAAAGCGATACAATTGAAGCTAAACCTGGAGATACTATAAAAATTCCCGTAAAATTTTCAAATGTACCTTCAGAAGGAATAAACAGCGGTTTTTTGAAGATATTATTTGATAATGATAAACTTGAAGTTTTAGATGTAGTGGGCGGGGAGATAATGAATGCCCCTGAAAAGGATTTTCAATTTAACATAATGAATGATAAGGGTGCAATTACTCTTTTATACGTTGAGGCAGAACAGCAGCGTAAAGGAATGATAACAAAGGACGGCACATTTATAACTATAGAAGCTAAGGTTAAGGAAAATGCATCAGAGGGTTCTGTAAAACTTTCTATAGACTCAGGTAATTTTGAAGATTATGATTTTAACCCTATTGGATTATCACCTTCACTAGGTGAAGTAATAATAAAAAAATAA
- the dprA gene encoding DNA-processing protein DprA gives MDDKLYWVWLSSIPGIGAVKSKKLLEHFQSPYNIWRAEEKQLIELDFLTNRDVHNLVSNKIKEDAKKHLENIFKNDIKILTINDQLYPPYLKHIYDPPVVLYVKGSLKKDEKYLAVVGSRRATSYGLSMAQTISRELTEYGITVVSGMARGVDSYAHKGVIGAGGRTIAVLGCGLDIVYPYENKNLMHSIIENGACISEYLPGTAPLAGNFPARNRIISGMSLGVIVIEAGERSGSLITADFALEQGREVFALPGNVCSLKSAGTNRLIKEGAKIITSIEDILEEININFSDENIEEFFEKNILDEKFFRGLNQEERTVASCLKNEPSNIDLISKKTGFSVQLVSSILIMLELKGIVEQLPGKIYKLKY, from the coding sequence GTGGATGACAAGCTGTATTGGGTATGGCTTAGTTCAATTCCAGGCATTGGAGCAGTTAAATCAAAAAAACTTTTAGAGCATTTCCAAAGTCCTTACAACATCTGGAGAGCAGAGGAAAAACAGCTAATAGAATTGGACTTTCTTACAAACAGGGATGTTCACAATTTAGTAAGCAATAAAATAAAGGAAGATGCAAAGAAGCATTTAGAGAATATTTTTAAAAATGATATAAAAATTTTAACCATTAATGACCAGCTATACCCACCTTATCTTAAGCATATATATGATCCACCTGTTGTACTGTATGTAAAGGGAAGTCTTAAAAAGGACGAAAAATATTTAGCAGTTGTAGGTTCCAGAAGAGCCACTTCATATGGTTTGAGTATGGCTCAGACCATTTCAAGGGAGCTTACAGAGTATGGAATTACAGTTGTAAGCGGAATGGCTCGGGGGGTGGATTCCTATGCCCATAAGGGTGTTATTGGTGCCGGAGGAAGGACTATAGCGGTACTAGGTTGCGGTCTTGATATAGTATATCCTTATGAAAATAAAAATCTTATGCATTCCATTATAGAAAACGGAGCCTGTATATCAGAATATTTACCGGGAACAGCCCCTTTAGCAGGCAATTTTCCTGCACGCAACAGAATAATAAGCGGCATGTCCCTTGGGGTAATAGTAATTGAAGCAGGAGAGCGCAGCGGTTCCCTTATTACAGCTGATTTTGCCCTTGAACAGGGAAGGGAAGTATTTGCACTACCTGGAAATGTGTGCAGTTTAAAAAGTGCGGGAACCAACAGGTTAATTAAAGAAGGGGCAAAAATAATAACAAGTATTGAGGATATTTTAGAAGAAATAAATATAAATTTTAGCGATGAAAATATAGAAGAATTTTTTGAAAAGAATATTTTAGATGAAAAATTTTTCAGAGGACTTAACCAGGAAGAAAGGACGGTTGCATCATGTCTTAAAAATGAGCCTTCTAATATAGATTTAATATCTAAAAAGACAGGCTTTAGTGTTCAGCTTGTCAGTTCTATATTAATTATGTTAGAGTTAAAAGGGATAGTGGAACAGCTTCCTGGGAAGATATACAAATTAAAATATTAA
- the spoIIGA gene encoding sigma-E processing peptidase SpoIIGA, with protein MEIYIDILILQNVVMNYLILFMTSKLSKTRISNLRLLLGSLVGASYVVFLLLFPEMKIYYTTVAKILLSLFIVAVTFYPPEFKSFMRILAIFYISTFIFAGAAFAFLYFNKTGGLIQNGIFYIFADSKWSMMFFSSVTVCIIVKIFWDLIQERFIKDNLCIPLKIVFENGIIDLHALVDTGNSLHDPLTNAPVVVVEFNAIKDILPKDIQNIFEESKEEDLVRATEIISDSKWFSRFRLIPFTSLGKENGMLIGFKPDYIEIGENTDKKGVSDVIIGIYNRTLSKNNNYNALLSPELV; from the coding sequence ATGGAAATATACATCGATATATTGATACTGCAAAATGTTGTTATGAACTATTTAATATTGTTCATGACTTCTAAGCTGTCTAAAACTAGAATATCCAATTTACGCTTATTGTTAGGTTCTCTGGTGGGAGCATCTTATGTTGTGTTTTTGCTTTTATTTCCGGAGATGAAAATATATTATACTACAGTAGCAAAAATACTTCTTTCTTTATTTATTGTTGCTGTTACTTTTTATCCTCCTGAATTTAAAAGTTTTATGAGAATATTAGCTATATTTTACATATCGACTTTTATTTTTGCCGGCGCTGCCTTTGCATTTTTGTACTTTAATAAAACAGGCGGGCTGATTCAAAACGGCATATTTTATATTTTTGCTGATTCAAAATGGTCTATGATGTTTTTTTCATCGGTAACAGTTTGTATAATTGTAAAAATATTTTGGGATTTGATACAGGAAAGATTCATAAAAGACAATTTGTGTATACCATTAAAAATTGTATTCGAAAATGGCATCATTGATTTACATGCACTGGTGGATACAGGAAATTCCCTTCATGACCCGTTGACAAATGCTCCTGTTGTGGTAGTTGAGTTTAATGCAATAAAGGATATATTGCCGAAAGATATTCAAAACATATTTGAAGAGTCAAAAGAAGAGGATTTGGTACGTGCTACAGAAATAATTTCAGATTCAAAATGGTTTTCCCGGTTCAGGCTTATACCTTTTACATCTCTTGGAAAAGAAAACGGAATGCTTATAGGCTTTAAACCTGACTATATTGAAATAGGGGAGAATACTGACAAAAAGGGGGTATCCGATGTTATTATAGGCATTTACAACAGGACTTTGTCAAAAAACAATAACTACAATGCACTTTTAAGCCCGGAACTGGTTTAA
- a CDS encoding YifB family Mg chelatase-like AAA ATPase translates to MLSKIKSLGLKGMDGYVVLVETDISNGLPTFDMVGLGDTAVKESKERVRAAIKNAGFKFHVNKITVNLAPADKRKEGSAFDLPIALGILAATGQVKLSNTGNSAFLGELSLDGGIKPVKGILPMTISAKENGIENIFLPVENADEAAIVSGINVYPAKTINDVVNHLNGIESIEKYDRDKDNIFKYNISYDVDFSDVKGQQAVKRALEVAASGGHNLIMVGGPGCGKTMMARRLPTILPSMTFEEALEVTKIYSIAGVLPERTPLITQRPFRAPHYTISSASLIGGGRIPKPGEISLAHYGVLFLDELPEFNKNVLEALRQPLEDGIVTISRVNATLTYPARTTLICAANPCKCGNYLEPSKECTCTPKDIQQYFGKISGPLMDRIDIHIEVSSVSYKELNSKEESEKSEDIRKRVNRARKIQQERYKDINIYSNAELSHSMIKKYCKLDDKCKSILENAFEKLGLSARAHGKILKVARTIADMEESEDIKVNHLLEAIQYRSLDRNNDIYT, encoded by the coding sequence ATGCTTTCTAAAATTAAAAGTCTGGGTTTAAAGGGTATGGATGGGTATGTTGTTTTAGTGGAAACAGACATATCCAACGGACTTCCGACTTTTGATATGGTGGGTTTAGGAGATACTGCCGTTAAAGAATCAAAAGAACGGGTAAGGGCAGCCATTAAAAATGCAGGATTTAAATTTCATGTAAATAAAATAACGGTGAACTTAGCACCGGCTGACAAAAGAAAAGAGGGTTCTGCCTTTGACCTTCCTATAGCACTGGGGATATTGGCGGCAACGGGACAGGTGAAACTTAGCAATACAGGAAATAGTGCTTTTTTAGGTGAATTGTCTTTAGATGGAGGAATAAAACCTGTTAAAGGAATACTTCCAATGACTATAAGTGCAAAGGAAAATGGGATTGAAAATATATTTTTGCCTGTGGAAAATGCAGATGAAGCGGCAATTGTATCAGGTATAAATGTCTATCCTGCAAAAACCATTAATGATGTTGTGAATCATTTAAACGGAATTGAAAGTATAGAAAAATATGATAGAGACAAGGATAATATTTTTAAATACAATATATCTTATGATGTGGACTTTTCTGACGTAAAGGGGCAGCAGGCTGTAAAGAGAGCCCTTGAAGTAGCGGCCTCCGGAGGGCATAACCTGATTATGGTGGGGGGACCGGGCTGCGGAAAGACCATGATGGCCAGGAGACTTCCAACAATACTTCCTTCTATGACTTTTGAAGAAGCTTTGGAAGTCACTAAAATTTACAGTATTGCAGGAGTGCTGCCGGAAAGGACACCTCTCATAACCCAAAGACCCTTCAGAGCACCTCATTATACCATATCAAGTGCAAGCCTTATAGGCGGGGGAAGAATTCCAAAGCCAGGAGAAATAAGCCTTGCCCACTATGGGGTTTTGTTTTTAGATGAGTTGCCGGAGTTTAATAAAAATGTATTAGAAGCTTTAAGACAGCCTTTAGAAGATGGTATTGTCACAATTTCAAGGGTTAATGCAACTTTAACCTACCCTGCAAGAACCACCTTAATATGTGCGGCAAATCCCTGTAAATGCGGTAATTACCTTGAACCTTCAAAGGAGTGTACCTGTACCCCTAAAGATATTCAGCAGTATTTTGGAAAGATTTCAGGTCCTTTGATGGACAGGATAGACATACATATAGAAGTTTCTTCTGTAAGTTATAAGGAGCTTAACAGTAAAGAAGAAAGTGAAAAATCCGAAGATATTAGAAAGAGGGTTAACAGGGCCAGAAAAATCCAGCAGGAAAGATATAAAGATATTAATATATATTCTAATGCAGAACTTTCCCATTCAATGATTAAGAAGTATTGCAAATTAGACGATAAATGTAAAAGTATATTGGAAAATGCATTTGAAAAATTGGGTTTAAGTGCAAGGGCTCATGGGAAAATACTTAAAGTTGCCCGGACAATAGCTGATATGGAAGAGTCAGAGGATATAAAGGTTAATCATTTGTTGGAAGCTATACAGTATAGAAGCCTTGACAGAAATAATGATATTTATACTTGA
- the sigG gene encoding RNA polymerase sporulation sigma factor SigG has protein sequence MLINKVEICGVNTSKLPVLSNDEKKVLFERMHKGDATAREEFIRGNLRLVLSVIQRFNNRGEYVDDLFQVGCIGLIKAIDNFDVSQNVKFSTYAVPMIIGEIRRYLRDNNSIRVSRSLRDIAYKALQAKERLTNKNSKEPTIEEIAKELGIPKEDIVFALDAIQDPISLFESVYHDGGDAIYVMDQVKDEKNHDENWLEGIALNEAMRKLNDREKLILNLRFFDGRTQMEVAEEIGISQAQVSRLEKTALMHMRKYI, from the coding sequence ATGCTAATCAATAAAGTTGAAATATGCGGAGTAAATACATCTAAACTGCCAGTATTGTCAAATGATGAAAAAAAGGTTCTCTTTGAAAGGATGCATAAAGGAGATGCCACGGCAAGAGAGGAATTTATCCGGGGAAATTTAAGGCTTGTACTAAGTGTTATTCAAAGATTTAACAATAGAGGGGAGTATGTTGACGACCTTTTTCAGGTAGGATGCATAGGTTTAATAAAAGCTATAGATAATTTTGATGTTTCCCAGAATGTGAAGTTTTCCACATATGCTGTTCCTATGATAATAGGAGAAATAAGAAGGTATTTGAGGGACAACAATTCAATCCGGGTAAGCAGATCCCTAAGGGATATTGCGTACAAGGCGCTGCAGGCAAAGGAAAGGCTTACAAACAAAAACTCAAAAGAGCCTACAATAGAAGAAATTGCAAAAGAACTTGGAATACCAAAAGAAGATATTGTATTTGCCCTTGATGCCATACAAGACCCTATTTCACTGTTTGAATCGGTGTACCATGACGGCGGGGACGCCATATACGTTATGGACCAGGTTAAGGATGAAAAAAACCACGATGAAAACTGGCTTGAAGGAATTGCATTAAATGAAGCAATGCGGAAGTTAAACGACAGGGAAAAGCTTATATTAAATTTAAGGTTTTTTGACGGAAGAACCCAGATGGAAGTGGCTGAGGAAATAGGAATTTCCCAGGCCCAGGTTTCACGTTTAGAAAAGACTGCACTAATGCATATGAGAAAATATATATAA
- the sigE gene encoding RNA polymerase sporulation sigma factor SigE codes for MNILKKLKLFAMIKYINFLKRFKLYKKPPIYYIGGSEALPPPLSNDEESYLLNKLEKRDYGVKSILIERNLRLVVYIARKFENTGVGVEDLISIGTIGLIKAINTFNPSKNIKLATYASRCIENEILMYLRKNNRMKTEVSIDEPLNIDWDGNELLLSDILGTENDLIHRTIEDEVDKELLEIAMKKLSMREKKIVELRFGLNNGGVEKTQKEVADMLGISQSYISRLEKKIISRLRKEISRMI; via the coding sequence ATGAATATTTTAAAAAAATTAAAACTTTTTGCAATGATAAAATATATAAATTTTCTAAAAAGGTTTAAATTATACAAAAAACCACCTATTTACTATATAGGAGGAAGTGAAGCCCTTCCGCCACCTCTTAGCAATGATGAAGAAAGTTATCTTTTAAATAAACTTGAAAAAAGGGACTATGGTGTTAAATCCATTTTAATAGAAAGAAATTTAAGACTGGTTGTGTATATAGCCAGAAAATTTGAAAATACAGGTGTAGGGGTAGAAGATTTAATTTCCATTGGAACTATTGGCTTAATAAAAGCTATAAACACCTTTAATCCCTCTAAAAATATAAAATTGGCCACATATGCATCCCGCTGTATTGAAAATGAAATACTAATGTATTTAAGAAAAAATAATAGAATGAAGACAGAAGTATCAATAGATGAGCCTTTAAATATTGACTGGGATGGTAATGAATTGCTTTTATCAGACATTTTAGGTACTGAGAATGATTTAATTCACAGAACCATTGAAGATGAAGTTGACAAAGAATTATTAGAAATTGCAATGAAAAAGCTATCCATGAGAGAAAAGAAAATAGTGGAACTCAGGTTTGGACTTAATAACGGCGGTGTGGAAAAAACCCAAAAAGAAGTGGCTGATATGCTTGGAATATCCCAGTCATACATATCAAGGCTGGAAAAAAAGATTATAAGCAGGTTGAGAAAGGAGATAAGCAGGATGATTTAA
- the ftsZ gene encoding cell division protein FtsZ translates to MLEFDVDMEQFAQIRVIGVGGGGNNAVNRMITAGLRGVEFISINTDKQALFLSKANTKIQIGEKLTKGLGAGANPEIGEKAANESRDEIAQAVKGADMVFVTAGMGGGTGTGAAPVVAQIAKEMGILTVGVVTKPFMFEGRKRMQQAERGVEALKSTVDTLVTIPNDRLLQIAEKKTSIVEAFKIADDVLRQGVQGISDLIAVPGLVNLDFADVKTIMLDTGLAHMGIGRASGDNRAEEAAKQAIQSPLLETSIEGARGVLLNITGGPDLGLFEVNTAAELVQKSADPDANIIFGAVIDENLQDEILITVIATGFEKSPVLKKPESPALAKEEKLYTGINREEPVASQVETDELEIPTFLRRNRFK, encoded by the coding sequence TTGCTGGAATTTGATGTTGATATGGAACAATTTGCGCAAATCAGGGTTATAGGCGTAGGTGGCGGTGGTAACAACGCTGTTAACAGAATGATTACAGCTGGGCTTCGTGGAGTTGAATTTATATCTATAAATACTGATAAACAAGCTTTGTTTTTATCTAAGGCAAATACCAAAATTCAAATTGGAGAAAAGCTTACAAAAGGCCTTGGGGCAGGAGCTAATCCTGAGATTGGTGAAAAGGCTGCTAATGAAAGCAGGGACGAGATTGCGCAGGCAGTAAAAGGTGCAGACATGGTTTTTGTGACAGCAGGTATGGGTGGGGGAACCGGAACGGGAGCGGCTCCGGTGGTAGCACAAATTGCAAAGGAAATGGGAATTCTTACTGTAGGAGTGGTAACTAAGCCTTTTATGTTTGAAGGCAGAAAGAGAATGCAGCAGGCAGAAAGAGGGGTTGAAGCTTTAAAAAGTACAGTTGATACATTAGTTACAATACCCAATGACAGACTTTTGCAAATTGCCGAGAAGAAAACTTCCATTGTAGAAGCATTTAAAATTGCAGACGATGTATTAAGACAAGGTGTGCAGGGTATATCTGACTTAATTGCCGTACCGGGATTGGTAAACTTAGACTTTGCAGACGTTAAGACTATTATGTTGGATACAGGACTTGCCCATATGGGTATAGGCAGGGCATCAGGGGACAACAGGGCAGAAGAGGCTGCAAAGCAGGCTATTCAAAGTCCTCTTTTAGAAACTTCCATTGAAGGGGCAAGGGGCGTTCTCTTAAATATTACAGGAGGACCTGATTTAGGTCTCTTTGAAGTTAATACTGCTGCTGAATTGGTGCAAAAATCTGCAGACCCGGATGCAAATATCATTTTTGGTGCTGTTATTGATGAAAACTTACAAGATGAGATATTGATTACTGTAATTGCAACGGGATTTGAAAAGTCACCTGTGCTGAAAAAACCTGAAAGTCCTGCATTAGCTAAAGAAGAAAAGTTATATACCGGCATTAACAGGGAAGAGCCGGTGGCAAGCCAGGTGGAAACAGATGAATTAGAAATTCCTACATTCTTAAGGAGAAACAGATTTAAATAA
- a CDS encoding YlmC/YmxH family sporulation protein — MNRTSDFRQKEVINISDGKRLGFVCDVEIDLKSGRLESIVIPGGNRLFGILGKDSEYIIPWERIKKIGEDIILVEIDERLI, encoded by the coding sequence ATGAACAGGACATCGGATTTCAGGCAAAAGGAAGTTATAAATATCAGTGATGGCAAAAGACTTGGTTTTGTATGTGATGTGGAAATTGATTTAAAGAGCGGGAGGTTAGAGTCAATTGTAATCCCAGGTGGCAACAGGCTGTTCGGGATTTTAGGAAAAGACAGTGAGTACATTATACCTTGGGAAAGGATAAAAAAAATAGGAGAAGATATAATTTTGGTGGAAATAGATGAAAGGCTCATTTAA
- the nrdR gene encoding transcriptional regulator NrdR, with translation MKCPYCGFDEDKVIDSRPTEENTAIRRRRECLGCQKRFTTYEKVESLPLMVIKKDKTRQVFNRDKIMTGLLRACEKRPVSVNDLEKLVDSIESQFYNSLQREVTSKDIGEMVMAKLKKLDEVAYVRFASVYRQFKDINTFMEELNKLLNEK, from the coding sequence ATGAAATGCCCGTATTGTGGATTTGATGAAGACAAAGTAATTGATTCAAGGCCTACCGAAGAAAACACTGCCATAAGGAGAAGGAGGGAATGTCTGGGCTGTCAAAAAAGGTTTACCACCTATGAAAAAGTAGAAAGCCTGCCTCTTATGGTTATTAAAAAGGATAAAACAAGACAGGTTTTCAATAGGGATAAGATTATGACAGGGCTTTTGAGGGCCTGCGAAAAAAGGCCTGTGTCCGTTAATGATTTGGAGAAATTAGTGGACAGTATAGAAAGCCAATTTTATAATTCTCTTCAAAGAGAAGTTACTTCAAAAGATATTGGGGAAATGGTAATGGCAAAACTTAAAAAACTTGATGAAGTAGCTTATGTAAGATTCGCTTCTGTTTACAGGCAATTCAAAGATATAAATACATTTATGGAAGAACTGAATAAATTGCTAAATGAGAAGTAG
- the topA gene encoding type I DNA topoisomerase, translating to MAEKLVIVESPAKANTISKFLGKGYKIVASVGHVRDLPKSQIGIDIEKQFEPKYITIRGKGEIIAKLKKEAKNAKKIYLATDPDREGEAISWHLAHLLKLDSEEECRITFNEITKNAVKNALKSPRKIDMSLVNAQQARRILDRIVGYKISPLLWKKVKKGLSAGRVQSVATRLICDREEEIENFVPDEYWSITAELKKEKDKTTFNAKFYGAGKKKIELKNEEEVNKVLDEIKKEKFVVGKIKKAEKKKSPVAPFITSTMQQDASRKLGFTSKKTMIVAQQLYEGIDIKGIGTTGLITYIRTDSTRISDEALEQTKSYIEKKYGKEYLSNEKRVYKSKSKAQDAHECIRPTDVNVQPDDIKDSLSRDQYRLYKLIWERFVASQMASAIYDTVSVDINAGEYLFKGRGSTIKFKGFLVLYQESQDNEEEEENAILPELSEGEVLEKKNIIPKQHFTQPPPRYTEATLVKALEERGIGRPSTYAPIISTIQSRGYVVKESKVLLPTELGKIVNDIMKTCFPEIVDIEFTVQMEKKLDDIEEGDKEWVEIIQNFYNQFVPMLKEAEEKIGNIEVPDEVTDEICEKCGRNMVIKMGRYGKFLACPGFPECRNAKPLLEDAGVTCPKCKGKVYVKKTKKGKKYLGCENNPKCDFMTWEKPAGENCPKCGNFLTKKYSGKKAQFKCSNEECDFTKVGEDKNKKE from the coding sequence ATGGCTGAAAAATTAGTTATTGTGGAATCACCTGCAAAGGCAAATACCATTAGTAAATTTTTGGGAAAGGGCTACAAAATAGTTGCTTCTGTAGGACATGTGAGGGATCTTCCTAAAAGTCAGATAGGGATTGACATAGAAAAGCAGTTTGAGCCTAAGTACATTACCATAAGAGGAAAGGGAGAAATAATTGCAAAATTAAAAAAAGAAGCCAAAAATGCCAAAAAGATATATCTTGCCACCGACCCGGACCGGGAAGGTGAAGCTATTTCCTGGCATTTAGCCCATTTGCTTAAACTGGACAGTGAAGAAGAATGCAGGATAACTTTTAATGAGATAACAAAAAATGCAGTTAAAAATGCACTAAAATCCCCTAGAAAGATAGATATGTCCTTGGTTAATGCCCAGCAAGCCAGAAGGATATTAGACAGAATAGTGGGATATAAAATAAGTCCTCTTTTATGGAAAAAAGTTAAAAAGGGCTTAAGTGCAGGCAGAGTTCAATCGGTGGCAACAAGACTTATTTGTGACAGGGAAGAAGAAATAGAAAATTTTGTACCGGATGAGTACTGGAGCATAACAGCTGAACTTAAAAAAGAAAAGGACAAAACAACTTTTAATGCAAAGTTTTATGGAGCCGGAAAGAAAAAAATTGAATTAAAAAATGAAGAAGAAGTAAATAAAGTATTAGATGAGATAAAAAAAGAAAAGTTTGTAGTTGGGAAAATTAAAAAGGCTGAAAAGAAAAAGTCACCTGTTGCACCCTTTATAACAAGTACAATGCAGCAGGATGCCTCTAGAAAGCTTGGTTTTACAAGCAAAAAAACCATGATTGTGGCACAGCAGTTGTATGAAGGAATTGATATTAAAGGCATTGGTACAACAGGGCTTATTACTTATATCCGTACAGATTCTACAAGGATATCGGATGAGGCATTAGAGCAGACAAAGAGCTATATAGAAAAAAAATATGGAAAGGAATATTTATCTAATGAAAAGAGGGTATATAAGAGCAAGTCAAAAGCCCAGGATGCCCATGAGTGTATAAGACCCACTGATGTGAATGTACAGCCGGATGACATAAAAGACTCACTGTCAAGGGATCAGTACAGGCTTTATAAGCTTATATGGGAAAGATTTGTTGCAAGCCAAATGGCCTCTGCAATTTATGACACTGTGAGTGTGGATATTAATGCAGGGGAATACTTATTTAAAGGAAGAGGTTCAACAATTAAATTTAAAGGTTTCCTGGTGCTGTACCAGGAGAGCCAGGATAATGAAGAGGAAGAGGAAAATGCTATATTGCCTGAGCTTTCTGAAGGGGAAGTTTTAGAAAAGAAAAATATCATCCCCAAACAGCATTTTACCCAGCCCCCTCCAAGATATACCGAAGCAACACTGGTGAAAGCTTTAGAGGAAAGAGGTATTGGAAGACCCAGTACCTATGCTCCTATAATTTCAACCATTCAATCCAGGGGATATGTGGTAAAAGAATCTAAAGTGCTATTGCCCACAGAACTAGGAAAAATAGTAAATGACATTATGAAAACATGCTTTCCTGAGATAGTTGATATAGAGTTTACAGTGCAAATGGAGAAAAAGTTAGATGATATAGAAGAAGGGGATAAGGAATGGGTAGAAATTATTCAAAATTTTTATAACCAGTTTGTACCGATGCTGAAAGAAGCAGAAGAAAAAATAGGCAATATTGAAGTTCCGGATGAAGTTACAGATGAGATTTGTGAAAAGTGTGGAAGAAATATGGTTATAAAGATGGGACGGTATGGAAAATTTCTTGCCTGTCCGGGTTTTCCTGAATGCAGGAATGCAAAGCCCCTTTTAGAAGATGCAGGGGTAACCTGTCCTAAATGTAAAGGAAAGGTATATGTTAAAAAGACCAAAAAAGGCAAAAAATATTTAGGATGTGAAAACAATCCAAAATGCGATTTTATGACATGGGAAAAACCTGCAGGGGAAAATTGCCCTAAATGCGGTAATTTCTTAACCAAAAAGTATTCAGGGAAAAAAGCCCAGTTTAAATGCAGCAATGAAGAATGTGATTTTACCAAAGTTGGGGAAGATAAAAATAAAAAAGAGTAG